A DNA window from Candidatus Methylomirabilis sp. contains the following coding sequences:
- a CDS encoding CoA transferase, whose amino-acid sequence MSERPWEDWIRQEEDPGGAFAKPEALDDLLVLDASLESAAGMVCTAFLAELGAEVLKVEPPRGDPARAWGPPGFTHQGEGLAYLAEGRNKYYITLNLERAEGRELFRQLARRADVVVEAYPPGRMDTWGIGYRQLSAEHPGLIYVAISAHGQFGPRAADGTPEHDLTSQAASGLTFITGEPASADAGPAGVPTKAGPWLAGYAGGAWAAFGLLGALHHRHATGRGQMVDVTPAEGLMRYLEYTLLWYHVNERIRERIGYYDLAVFPYTFIRVKDGWAFIASYTDLNFLALCRIMGRPELAQDPRFATTSARVTPENEPVLRDAIERWSLHLTADEILEKVLADPGPGVVVFGRVETPTEVLSRENWWARGCFQQVSDPMYGPLTLQMPVWRMTGTPPRLRWPCRPVGHHNEHVYLKYLGLGRTRLQELRARDVL is encoded by the coding sequence ATGAGTGAGCGCCCCTGGGAAGACTGGATCCGACAGGAGGAGGACCCGGGCGGCGCCTTCGCCAAGCCCGAGGCGCTGGACGACCTCCTGGTCCTGGACGCGAGTCTCGAGAGCGCGGCTGGAATGGTCTGCACCGCGTTCCTGGCGGAGCTGGGCGCCGAAGTCCTGAAGGTCGAGCCGCCCCGGGGGGATCCTGCCCGCGCCTGGGGGCCGCCGGGGTTCACCCATCAGGGCGAGGGGTTGGCTTATCTCGCGGAGGGGCGGAACAAGTATTACATCACTCTGAACCTGGAGAGGGCGGAGGGACGCGAGCTCTTCCGGCAACTCGCGCGGCGCGCCGATGTGGTGGTCGAAGCGTACCCGCCGGGCCGGATGGACACCTGGGGCATCGGGTACCGCCAGCTGTCGGCGGAGCATCCCGGCCTCATCTACGTCGCCATCTCGGCCCACGGCCAGTTCGGGCCCCGCGCGGCGGACGGCACGCCGGAGCACGACCTCACGAGCCAGGCGGCGTCGGGCCTGACGTTCATCACCGGTGAACCCGCGAGCGCCGACGCCGGGCCAGCCGGGGTCCCGACCAAGGCGGGGCCGTGGCTGGCCGGGTACGCGGGCGGGGCCTGGGCGGCGTTCGGGTTGCTCGGAGCCTTGCACCACAGGCACGCGACCGGGCGGGGCCAGATGGTGGATGTGACCCCGGCGGAAGGGCTGATGCGTTACCTGGAGTACACCCTCCTCTGGTACCACGTGAATGAAAGGATCCGCGAGCGGATCGGCTACTACGATCTGGCCGTCTTCCCGTACACCTTCATCCGCGTGAAGGACGGGTGGGCGTTCATCGCCAGCTACACCGATCTCAACTTCCTGGCGCTCTGCCGCATCATGGGGCGGCCGGAGCTGGCGCAGGATCCGCGCTTCGCCACGACGTCGGCGCGCGTGACGCCGGAGAATGAGCCGGTGCTGCGCGACGCCATCGAGCGCTGGTCGCTCCACCTGACCGCCGATGAGATCCTGGAAAAGGTTCTGGCTGACCCCGGTCCCGGAGTGGTAGTCTTCGGGCGGGTCGAAACGCCGACGGAAGTCCTCTCCCGCGAGAACTGGTGGGCGCGGGGATGCTTCCAGCAGGTCTCCGATCCGATGTACGGCCCCCTGACCCTGCAGATGCCCGTCTGGCGCATGACGGGGACCCCACCCCGCCTGCGTTGGCCCTGCCGTCCGGTGGGGCATCACAACGAGCACGTCTACCTGAAGTACCTCGGCCTCGGCCGGACTCGCCTGCAGGAGTTGCGCGCGCGGGACGTCCTGTAA